One part of the Schistocerca gregaria isolate iqSchGreg1 unplaced genomic scaffold, iqSchGreg1.2 ptg000066l, whole genome shotgun sequence genome encodes these proteins:
- the LOC126301282 gene encoding NADH-ubiquinone oxidoreductase chain 5-like has protein sequence MAGLGANFEFDLKKIIALSTLRQLGLIIRILAIGYPKLAFFHLLAHALFKALLFIFAGSIIHNLKDSQDIRFKGSIVNFIPLTSVCLNVSSLSLCGIPFLAGFYSKDLILEMVCLR, from the coding sequence atggctggattgggcgctaattttgagtttgatttaaagaagattattgctctttctactttaagacaacttggtttaataataagaattttggctataggttatccaaagcttgcattttttcatttattggctcatgctttatttaaggcattattatttatatttgcaggttcaataattcataatttgaaggattctcaggatattcgttttaaaggatcaattgttaatttcatacctttaacttcagtttgtcttaatgtttctagtttatctttgtgtggaataccttttttagcgggattttattcaaaggatttaattcttgagatggtttgtttaagatga